From a region of the Brachionichthys hirsutus isolate HB-005 chromosome 9, CSIRO-AGI_Bhir_v1, whole genome shotgun sequence genome:
- the slco2a1 gene encoding solute carrier organic anion transporter family member 2A1, translated as MKKPRALCSSIKLFVLCHSLLQFSQLLYSAYFKSVITTVERRYGLSSSSSGTISSLHEVSNSLLIVFVSYFGSRLHRPRVIGIGGLLMAVSALMLTLPHFLSQRYRYDSVLQNNQEICNLQQNSSESGCNQEETKRLADTTNLWLLMGAAQLLFGVGSVPIQPFGISYIDDFAGPTNSPLYIAILYAISVFGPAVGFLLGSVMLQLYVDVDRTGLGAELELKPSDPRWIGAWWMGLLIASGCLALCSVPYFFFPRRMDSGVKVPGSETDMKDDFKKPDSSLPDFLKMFPRMFVHLLLSPLFLTLVLAQCCFSSVIAGLATFLNKFLERQYGASPAYSALLVGAANLPTVAVGLLIGGVIMKKAGLSLKAIPRFSVLMLTTSTLLFIPLFFMGCPTQKVSEVNYYQVGQHSAPTPCYANCSCPASAYNPVCGSDGIEYISPCHAGCTNFTRNPNGTQRVQLYTSCRCVSGSQSHAQPAPCPNSCPHFILPVMLVICLASLIACFTHNPLYMMVLRSVPSEVKSFAIGIQFLLIRIVGFLLAPVFFGIAIDTSCIRWRYLCGKKLSCGYYDNNIFRNRYLGLQMGYKIMGIILLFILGWKVQRTQEYNLEKRPEGLL; from the exons ATGAAGAAACCAAGGGCGCTCTGCAGCAGCATAAAG CTGTTTGTCCTGTGCCACAGCCTCCTGCAGTTCTCCCAGCTGCTGTACAGCGCTTACTTCAAGAGCGTCATCACCACAGTCGAGAGACGCTACGgcctcagcagctcctcctcggGAACCATTTCCTCTCTCCACGAG GTCAGTAACAGTCTGCTGATCGTGTTCGTGAGCTACTTCGGCAGTCGGCTTCACCGTCCTCGGGTCATCGGGATCGGCGGACTGCTGATGGCCGTCAGTGCCCTGATGCTGACcttacctcacttcctgtcccagCGCTACAGATACGACTCCGTTTTACAAA ACAATCAGGAAATTTGCAACCTGCAACAGAACTCGAGCGAGTCGGGTTGCAACCAGGAAGAGACCAAGCGTCTGGCTGACACCACCAACCTGTGGCTGCTCATGGGCGCCGCGCAGCTGCTCTTCGGCGTGGGTTCGGTGCCCATCCAGCCCTTTGGGATTTCCTACATAGACGATTTTGCCGGGCCTACGAACTCCCCTCTTTACATAG CCATCCTGTATGCAATTTCTGTATTCGGGCCGGCCGTCGGCTTCCTGCTGGGCTCAGTCATGCTCCAGCTCTATGTGGACGTTGACAGAACTGGTTTAG GAGCGGAACTGGAGCTGAAGCCCAGTGATCCCCGCTGGATCGGCGCCTGGTGGATGGGCCTGCTCATCGCCAGCGGCTGCCTGGCTCTCTGCTCCGTCCCCTACTTCTTCTTCCCTCGTAGAATGGATTCAGGAGTAAAG GTGCCTGGAAGTGAAACCGACATGAAAGATGACTTCAAAAAGCCAGATAGCTCTTTGCCAGACTTCCTGAAAA TGTTTCCCAGGATGTTCGTCCACCTCCTGCTGAGCCCTCTCTTCTTGACGCTGGTTCTGGCCCAGTGCTGCTTCTCCTCGGTGATCGCAGGACTCGCCACGTTCCTGAACAAGTTTCTGGAGAGGCAGTATGGCGCTTCGCCTGCCTACAGCGCCCTGCTAGTGG GGGCTGCAAATCTGCCGACTGTAGCAGTGGGGTTGCTGATAGGTGGAGTCATCATGAAGAAGGCGGGTCTATCACTGAAGGCCATCCCACGCTTCTCTGTGCTAATGCTGAccacctccaccctcctcttcatccctctcttcttcATGGGTTGTCCCACACAGAAAGTATCTGAGGTCAATTATTACCAGGTCGGACAGCACAG CGCTCCGACCCCGTGCTACGCTAACTGCTCCTGCCCTGCCAGCGCCTACAACCCGGTGTGTGGCTCCGATGGGATCGAGTATATTTCTCCATGTCATGCAGGCTGCACCAACTTCACCAGGAACCCCAACGGCACCCAGCGGGTGCAG CTTTACACCAGCTGCAGGTGTGTATCTGGGAGTCAGAGTCACGCTCAGCCGGCTCCCTGCCCGAACAGCTGCCCACATTTCATTCTCCCCGTCATGCTTGTCATCTGTCTGGCGTCACTGATCGCCTGCTTCACTCACAACCCCCTCTACATGATGGTGCTCAG ATCCGTTCCCTCTGAAGTGAAATCCTTCGCCATAGGAATTCAATTTTTACTCATTAGAATAGTAG GCTTTCTACTGGCGCCGGTTTTTTTCGGGATAGCCATCGACACGTCATGCATCAGGTGGAGATACTTGTGTGGAAAGAAGTTAAGCTGTGGTTACTATGACAACAACATCTTCAGGAACAG GTACTTGGGCTTACAGATGGGTTATAAGATCATGGGCATCATCCTGCTGTTTATTCTGGGATGGAAGGTACAGCGGACACAGGAATACAATCTGGAGAAGAGGCCCGAGGGACTGCTGTGA